The genome window tgaaaagcagcatctaGGTATATACACCAAATGAGcttgttttttttgggttttttgttggtttttgttttttttttttacacaaatcATCTGAAGCTCATGGAATCTGATATATTGACAGCTCCACAGGTTGACGTCTTATTCTCCAGGGACATATGAGCAAAGACTTCCAGAATCAAAGTCTCTTCTTGCCACTATGGCTTTATCCTACTCTGCAGAAATgacttctgtgctgcagaaagccaGTACACTTCTCCAGGCCCTTCAGTTTTTAGCCTCTCTGTTGAGATTGCTGCCTCACATTAATGTAATGAAATTCCGTGTGATGTGAAGACTTATCCAGTATAATCCTCCCCTGGAGTGGATGTGCAGCAAGAAAAGCTTCATCTGTGCCGGTGAGGGCTGGATGCAACTCAGTGCGGTGCttcagcagctccctcctctccccaccagcACAACACACCTTCCCTGGGATGATACCATTTGATGTGCATGCAAAACACTGGGGCAATTAAGCTCCCTCTTTTCACCCTGATCACGCTTGGAATGCCTGTCACCAAAGCATTTGTCTCAAATGTACAAGCTGTGGGCAATCCTGCAAAGGGAGctcagagcctgcctgcccttcccagcAAGCCTCTGCTTGGAAAGCACGGGAGAGATGAGCGTGCAGGgtaagaaagcaaataattgtAATGTCACAGGCCACCACTACCTGCTGTGTTCCGTTGCTTGCTCCCTTGCTTCCAAAGCTTTATGTGCCAAACTGGGGCTGCCTGATAAGTTTTTGCTGTTGCGTTTCAGTGCATGGCCGTTTTGAATAGCCGCAAACAAGTGAGACATCGGTCTGCCGAGGTCCTCTGCTTCTGCCCCCTCTTTCCATTCCACCACTGGAACTCAAGGACTAAAACCCACACATCAGGCACGGGCCAGAAATTAACAGTTCAAGCCTTTTCCACTGCCTCCCCTGCCGAGTATACAAACTGCAATACCTGCCAGCCATTTTTGAGCGCTGCCAAAGCAGGATCCTGACAAAATTAGCATCCAACTGTCCCCTTCCACAGGGATCGTCacaaggagcaggcagcaccaAGCAAAGGCTGTATTAGTCCTCTACGGCAGCGCTAGGACCCATAGTCCTTTCTGAGGTACTGCGgtgttacaggaaaaaagcaccTGGTTTATTAGATGTACTACTACCAACAAAATTGCAATAAGCAAACCCAACTTGCTCAGTACTGAAACAGCTCATGGTCTAGGCTGAAGTTATACCTAAGCCGGGTAGAAGTTTCTCCTGACTAGCACCCCTTACACAGCTCTCGGCTCCGTCCCCAAAGGTAAGTCAAATAGCAGAGCTCCGGAGCTGGACTGCTGGGGCTACTGCCACACCAGGGGGCTCGTCACCTCTACCAGGGGCAGCGACACTTCGCTCACCCTTCAGAGAAGGCAGCTCATTATGGAATCTGTCAGAAGGGCAAAACTTGAGATCCCAGTCTTGTCAGATTGTCATTTTATACCCAAAAGCATAAAATGCAATTCCTCTTGTATCACTGGCATGGCTGGAAATGTTATTAATAGATACAAAACTGTCCAGTGCTAAGACTCCTATCATGCTTTCTCTTAATTTCTTGAGGCAGCAAGTGGCACGGTATTTAGAAGAGATTATTGGTTCCCAGCTGCTATCAAGGGAAGAGAGAGATTTGCATTAGGTTCATAGTATTTCATATTTAAGAAAtagcatgtttttttctttaccaatTCTTTGTTCCCCTGCACACTAATCAAAGCAAGGAAGTGCTTCTCGCACATTGAATCAGTTAGCTAGAGCTATCAAGAAGAGAGACAgatactttaaagaaaagggaACAGAGATGCAAACCTAGTATTTCCTTAATAAATAACATAACGTGTTTCAGAAGTACTAATCTGCAAGGATCGCTGCTGGCGAGATAAATACCAAGCAGACTCAATAGTGCATATGAGCTCCAGGACAGATGCGCTGGAAACTGTTTGTCACCCATCATCACCTGATTGCAAGCAACTACGAGCAGCGAGGGCTGCTTGACTGCTCCTAACACTGAGATGGGAGCCTGCCAGGCAAAGCTCGCAGATGCAGATGTAGTTCGTGGAAGCTGTCCTACGCCTACAGACCCTGCAGCAAAATGGATCTAATTCACAGCCCTTTGCCTATACCCTACAGAAAGAAGTTTGGTTTGATGGTGAGCACAGCTCAACCGGCATCTCTGCTCTCTCTGTGACACCTGGATACTGCACAGGAAGGAAATGCCGATCTGTTCCAATTTAGATGAGTAGGATGCGATCCTCGTGCACTGACAAGTTATTAGTTCAGTCCTCATTGGAGCTGTATTTTGGTGAATGCACACATGAACTAGCTGGACAAGCTGGAAGCTTCCACATGGAAGTTTAATTAGCCATTTCCCACAagatttaaaccaaaaaaaatctatcatgTCACAACTCATTTGGCTTGAATGGAACCAAGGCAGACAAAGGTCTCTCAGCAAAAGGCAGCGAGAGCTGGATGTTTCACAGCTCATCTGCCCTGACAGCAATTTTAGGAGAGATTCCCACCTGGAAATGTATTTGTAGAAGGCTCTGAGAACAAGCCCTGCTTCAGCTGTGGGGAGTCCACTTCTTTGCTCAAATCCTTCCTGCTAAAACAAGTCACAGACAAAATCGAACCACCTTACCTGTGTCAAACCCAAAACTTGGTACAATGTCCACCGTTCCATGAAAGGCTCCAGCCCATGCTGAGGTAGCGCTGGTGACAGCAGCGGGATCCGTCTTTGTCACGTCACACTGGGGAGCAGGAATCCTGGCTGCGCGGACTGAAGGCATCAGCAGGGACCCATACCGGGGGTCACGGTGTGAGCTGGGATGGTGATGGTGCATGTGTGGATGAGGGTGATGGCGATGCATGTACACGTCATGCATGTGTGCATACGAAGGGCTCACCTGAGATGCTAAAGGATAATGCCAGGATTCAGATGcagcagggggaggaggtggggcAGTCTGATGAAGGCCGTGTCCTGGCCAGCTGCTGGGATCTGGTGTTGGGAAGGTGCCTGGTGCAGTAACGGGGAAATCGGGGTGTACTCCACTTAAGCATGGTGGAGGGGGAGGCTGGTAAGAGCTGGTCCAAAATGAAGCTGGGAAACTGCTCCTTTGGCTTGAAATTGTTGAGCTTTCTGTAGAGAGGAGAGAAACGAAGTATGACTGAAGCTGAACAACAAATgtaatgacaaaaaaaccaTAATGGTTTTCTACTCTCTGAAATTTGTAACACTGAACTCAAGCTTCCTCAGCAATTACAGACTGACAGAGCAGCTGAGGTAGGAGGGAACCTcttgagatcatctagtccaacccttGTGCTC of Falco cherrug isolate bFalChe1 chromosome 2, bFalChe1.pri, whole genome shotgun sequence contains these proteins:
- the VGLL3 gene encoding transcription cofactor vestigial-like protein 3 isoform X2, with amino-acid sequence MSCSDVAMQQPAPAACGAPRYLAGAAAAPAAGCPQKLAVYNKMQESLEVTLPSKQEEDEKDQPAEMEYLNSRCVLFTYFQGDIGSVVDEHFSRALSQASSFNPETALTKSKAGLSPLWRESSTISSQRSSFPASFWTSSYQPPPPPCLSGVHPDFPVTAPGTFPTPDPSSWPGHGLHQTAPPPPPAASESWHYPLASQVSPSYAHMHDVYMHRHHPHPHMHHHHPSSHRDPRYGSLLMPSVRAARIPAPQCDVTKTDPAAVTSATSAWAGAFHGTVDIVPSFGFDTGLQHQDKSKETSWF
- the VGLL3 gene encoding transcription cofactor vestigial-like protein 3 isoform X1, whose protein sequence is MSCSDVAMQQPAPAACGAPRYLAGAAAAPAAGCPQKKLAVYNKMQESLEVTLPSKQEEDEKDQPAEMEYLNSRCVLFTYFQGDIGSVVDEHFSRALSQASSFNPETALTKSKAGLSPLWRESSTISSQRSSFPASFWTSSYQPPPPPCLSGVHPDFPVTAPGTFPTPDPSSWPGHGLHQTAPPPPPAASESWHYPLASQVSPSYAHMHDVYMHRHHPHPHMHHHHPSSHRDPRYGSLLMPSVRAARIPAPQCDVTKTDPAAVTSATSAWAGAFHGTVDIVPSFGFDTGLQHQDKSKETSWF